The DNA region TAAACCACATAACTTCAATTGCCAAGCTTCATGAAGGATTCTGTAGAGACCAATGTGATTGTTGAACGAGTTTTACAGCATCACGAGCGACGTGAGCGTCTAGAACTGGTTATACAGCTCAAACGGATTGGTTGAGGGCGTTAGAGACTCCGTACGCATAGGAGGAAAGTGATGGTAAATGTCTATGAAGGTGAAGAATGACGAGAACGATCTTCCCAGCCTCGGTGGGAGGAAATTGgtataaacttttattaaaaaggaTAAGTGAGGCTTAATCTTTCAAGCTTTCCTACAAGCAAACAAGACGACCTTCAAAGGATTACACTTCACTGATGCTTTTTCCGTATACAGTTCACCACATACACTTCCAGATTATTTCATTGATATCAAGAGAAAATATATTGAGaccgaaaagaaaaaaatacattgaaacTGTAATTGAAACGAAGCTGGTTCCTTGAttcaattcaattttattagtcCCCTTAAATGGTCGTCTTGTTTACTATTGTTATGACGATGAATCGATGTTTATCCATTGAAAAATAATCATGCTTAGTGACACGAAATTACAACACCATTTTAACACATAAATTATCCACATTATATAATTCCTCTCGTGAGGAttttccacacaaaaaaaaatgatctctccaaaataaaaatctggCCATTGGctagaaaaaaaagagagagagagagagaggtaaagGGAAGAGTAATTAATTAAGATCCTCTGTGATACTGTCAAGGTGAGGCCGCCACGAGGATACCGACGCCGATCTGCTGTGCCGCCGGCGATGACGGTGTTCTTTACCATTTGACGTCGACGACGCAACTTCTTCTAAGTACTTCTCACTCAGTTTTACACATTGATCATCACCATGTTTAACTTCTCGGAGGTCAGCGCTAGGGTTTTTGTTGAGAGTCTTGTTCGAACGGTGAGCGTCTTTtctccttcttttcttctcaGGCAAGGAAGAATCAGGGATGAGAAAATAGATACTTCCTCGCTTGAGCTCGGATTCAGGGGACAAGATCAAGATCTTGCGGACAACTCCTTGAGAACATGGTTTGCTTAGGACATGGTTTGGGTTTGCTTGGAGGATCTCTCCGGCGGTTATTGACCGTGTGATCTCATCAACGTGGCCGTTTAGATGGACGATCCTGATCAAGTCTAGCGCTCCACATGGAAGAACACAAGCTAGACAACACCTTAGACTGTTTCCCATCTCTCTCTTTAATTAATACTACTTCTTTCactttcttttgatttttttttcctatattaGAGAGTTTTGTGGAAGAACAAGTTGGAGAAGACGAGGTTATATAGGAGCCAACACTTTCACGTCACAACAAAGCGggcttgaaaaaaaaaaaaaaaaaaaacaaacaaaaaacaaagcgGGCTTGACCATACGTATAAGTGAATGACCGAATTGTCCTTTTTATCACATTATCATTTATCAATATCAACTGAGCTCACCCTCATAAACACATGTATTATCTCATCTAAGTTACCTTTATAAAAgccatttttattatttgaatttatttcaaatttactGGATCCCTATGATTCTATATCCTTTTATTCgatacattattaatttattatatagatcGAGGACGCATCTCTTGTATACGCTCTAATGGTACTCTTAATCTATATATTTAGAGAGAAATATCATCAAAATTctaaatcatgttttctttattgaacaaattttttttgtcaaaaaaaaaaaaacaatttttttttaaaatcatgttttatgACAAAATTGGTATATaagtaaactttttaaaatagcaTTTAAAGATTAAATAGCAGATGTCTGGATTTCTGGTTTAATGATaaggatttatggtttaatatttagggttttgtgattttagtatttaaggtcaaataaatgttattttataattttttaaaatattttgggaATAAACTTTAAAAGGTGTTATTTTGGAGATTTGTCATTAGCATTACATACATGTGATTTTTGTTTACCGTCTGCAATTGAGTAGTCTTAGATCTCTGACCTGAAAACCTGGTGTTGAGTAgtaatttaaatagttaatcAACTGATAGATGTGTCGAAATAGATCGAGTAAAGATATTCTGACGCTATGTGACAAATTCTGAAGGAGCTTTTTTCCTTTGTATTGTATTCTTTCTCGAATAATACCAAATCTTGAAACTAGGAGCGTGTTCGAAACTTGGGATTAGATAGGTTACTCGTAACCAATAATGTGAAACAATGACTTGGAAACTGCAAAAGAATTATATACTAGTATAAAGCAAAGGGGTACTCTACACTATGGATACTTAAGTAGGATTTGATATCAATGTTGGAAGTAACAATACATTAGTTTTACTAATTTAACTTATTTAAGTATTGAGAACTGCACATTGTCGCTGTCTGTGCTCAAGCTACTTCAGTTTTTGAGATATAAATTAACAACTCTGAACAATCTATTGACGATTTCCATATAAAGATAGAAAAGGATAGAATAAAGAATCAGAGCTCATTGATTTTGGAGTATTGTTTAAAAGTTTATGGCCACATATCCTGCCACACTTTGTTGAATTAATAGTTACGGAATACGTACACACCACGTTCACTAATCACTACGGCCACAACTTTAATATATGTCCTATACCGTTATACGGCTACACCATGTGTAGTTCCATTTCCATCAATCGTTGAACGGCAAATGCATGTGTACTTTATTAATTTAACATGCAATTATCGGTTTGGACGAACTGCGCATTAAACAAAAGATAAGGCTTCGAATGGTAAAAGCAGTTCAAGCagtgcagatcaagcagatcaagcggatcaagtaggagaagtgcagatcaagcagatcaAGCAGGAGAAGTGCAGATCAAGCGGATCAAACATGAGAAATACAGAATATGCAGAAGAAATGCGGATCAATCAGAACATACagttattatagttttaaataataaaaattcaaataaaatagattaaatgtttaaaaaattataataaaatatatcaaagtatataatatataaatatagtacataaataacaaaaattattgcaCTAAATCCATAAtgtcacaattttaaaataaaatttaat from Raphanus sativus cultivar WK10039 chromosome 8, ASM80110v3, whole genome shotgun sequence includes:
- the LOC130498305 gene encoding uncharacterized protein LOC130498305, yielding MGNSLRCCLACVLPCGALDLIRIVHLNGHVDEITRSITAGEILQANPNHVLSKPCSQGVVRKILILSPESELKRGSIYFLIPDSSLPEKKRRRKDAHRSNKTLNKNPSADLREVKHGDDQCVKLSEKYLEEVASSTSNGKEHRHRRRHSRSASVSSWRPHLDSITEDLN